A stretch of Stegostoma tigrinum isolate sSteTig4 chromosome 23, sSteTig4.hap1, whole genome shotgun sequence DNA encodes these proteins:
- the tfap4 gene encoding transcription factor AP-4 isoform X2 has protein sequence MTATTPASCLANIPLTQESQRDQERRIRREIANSNERRRMQSINAGFQSLKTLIPHTDGEKLSKAAILQQTAEYIFSLEQEKTRLLQQNSQLKRFIQEYSGSSPKRRRAEDKDEGIGSPDVWEDEKLEDLKREMIELRQQLDKERSVRMMLEEQVRSLDAHMYPEKLKAIAQQVQLQQRHQEQTKILQQEEQQEPESHLMTQLLPAHVFPASTHHPTVIVQTPPPPASHQVTVVTMGPSSVINSPSTTSRQNLDTIVQAIQHIEGTQEKQEEEQRRVVIVQPTRVWSGTESERGEREALGLRDEQGPMERVLP, from the exons atgacTGCGACTACTCCTGCCAGCTG CCTGGCTAATATCCCACTGACCCAGGAGTCACAGAGAGACCAGGAACGGAGGATACGAAGAGAGATCGCCAACAGCAACGAACGGCGCAGAATGCAAAGCATCAATGCTGGGTTCCAGTCCCTGAAGACACTGATACCACACACGGAtggggagaaactcagcaag GCAGCCATTTTGCAGCAAACAGCAGAATATATCTTTTCACTTGAGCAAGAGAAAACGCGGCTACTTCAACAGAACTCTCAGCTGAAGCGTTTCATTCAG GAGTATAGTGGTTCCTCCCCCAAGCGGAGACGAGCAGAGGATAAAGATGAAGGGATTGGCTCCCCAGATGTTTGGGAGGATGAGAAGCTGGAGGACCTGAAAAGGGAAATGATTGAACTTCGGCAGCAGTTGGACAAGGAGCGTTCGGTCAGGATGATGTTGGAGGAACAG GTTCGTTCTCTGGATGCCCACATGTACCCTGAGAAACTAAAGGCCATTGCACAACAAGTACAGCTGCAGCAACGGCATCAGGAACAAACTAAGATCCTTCAGCAGGAGGAGCAACAGGAACCCGAATCCCATCTTATGACCCAG CTCCTGCCAGCGCATGTCTTCCCAGCATCAACTCACCATCCAACTGTCATAGTGCAGACTCCACCCCCACCAGCTTCGCATCAAGTTACCGTGGTGACAATGGGACCATCCTCAGTCATTAACAGCCCATCCACTACATCGAGACAGAACCTAGATACCATTGTGCAG GCAATCCAGCACATTGAAGGAACACAAGAGAAACAGGAAGAGGAACAGCGGCGAGTAGTCATTGTCCAGCCAACCCGTGTATGGTCAGGCACTGAAtcggagagaggggagagagaagcACTGGGGCTACGCGATGAGCAGGGGCCCATGGAGAGGGTTCTCCCCTGA
- the tfap4 gene encoding transcription factor AP-4 isoform X1, with protein sequence MEYFVVPTQKVPSFQDFRKSEKEVIGGLCSLANIPLTQESQRDQERRIRREIANSNERRRMQSINAGFQSLKTLIPHTDGEKLSKAAILQQTAEYIFSLEQEKTRLLQQNSQLKRFIQEYSGSSPKRRRAEDKDEGIGSPDVWEDEKLEDLKREMIELRQQLDKERSVRMMLEEQVRSLDAHMYPEKLKAIAQQVQLQQRHQEQTKILQQEEQQEPESHLMTQLLPAHVFPASTHHPTVIVQTPPPPASHQVTVVTMGPSSVINSPSTTSRQNLDTIVQAIQHIEGTQEKQEEEQRRVVIVQPTRVWSGTESERGEREALGLRDEQGPMERVLP encoded by the exons ATGGAATATTTCGTGGTGCCGACTCAAAAGGTACCTTCATTCCAGGATTTCAGGAAGAGTGAGAAAGAAGTGATAGGAGGTCTCTGTAG CCTGGCTAATATCCCACTGACCCAGGAGTCACAGAGAGACCAGGAACGGAGGATACGAAGAGAGATCGCCAACAGCAACGAACGGCGCAGAATGCAAAGCATCAATGCTGGGTTCCAGTCCCTGAAGACACTGATACCACACACGGAtggggagaaactcagcaag GCAGCCATTTTGCAGCAAACAGCAGAATATATCTTTTCACTTGAGCAAGAGAAAACGCGGCTACTTCAACAGAACTCTCAGCTGAAGCGTTTCATTCAG GAGTATAGTGGTTCCTCCCCCAAGCGGAGACGAGCAGAGGATAAAGATGAAGGGATTGGCTCCCCAGATGTTTGGGAGGATGAGAAGCTGGAGGACCTGAAAAGGGAAATGATTGAACTTCGGCAGCAGTTGGACAAGGAGCGTTCGGTCAGGATGATGTTGGAGGAACAG GTTCGTTCTCTGGATGCCCACATGTACCCTGAGAAACTAAAGGCCATTGCACAACAAGTACAGCTGCAGCAACGGCATCAGGAACAAACTAAGATCCTTCAGCAGGAGGAGCAACAGGAACCCGAATCCCATCTTATGACCCAG CTCCTGCCAGCGCATGTCTTCCCAGCATCAACTCACCATCCAACTGTCATAGTGCAGACTCCACCCCCACCAGCTTCGCATCAAGTTACCGTGGTGACAATGGGACCATCCTCAGTCATTAACAGCCCATCCACTACATCGAGACAGAACCTAGATACCATTGTGCAG GCAATCCAGCACATTGAAGGAACACAAGAGAAACAGGAAGAGGAACAGCGGCGAGTAGTCATTGTCCAGCCAACCCGTGTATGGTCAGGCACTGAAtcggagagaggggagagagaagcACTGGGGCTACGCGATGAGCAGGGGCCCATGGAGAGGGTTCTCCCCTGA
- the tfap4 gene encoding transcription factor AP-4 isoform X3: MQSINAGFQSLKTLIPHTDGEKLSKAAILQQTAEYIFSLEQEKTRLLQQNSQLKRFIQEYSGSSPKRRRAEDKDEGIGSPDVWEDEKLEDLKREMIELRQQLDKERSVRMMLEEQVRSLDAHMYPEKLKAIAQQVQLQQRHQEQTKILQQEEQQEPESHLMTQLLPAHVFPASTHHPTVIVQTPPPPASHQVTVVTMGPSSVINSPSTTSRQNLDTIVQAIQHIEGTQEKQEEEQRRVVIVQPTRVWSGTESERGEREALGLRDEQGPMERVLP; this comes from the exons ATGCAAAGCATCAATGCTGGGTTCCAGTCCCTGAAGACACTGATACCACACACGGAtggggagaaactcagcaag GCAGCCATTTTGCAGCAAACAGCAGAATATATCTTTTCACTTGAGCAAGAGAAAACGCGGCTACTTCAACAGAACTCTCAGCTGAAGCGTTTCATTCAG GAGTATAGTGGTTCCTCCCCCAAGCGGAGACGAGCAGAGGATAAAGATGAAGGGATTGGCTCCCCAGATGTTTGGGAGGATGAGAAGCTGGAGGACCTGAAAAGGGAAATGATTGAACTTCGGCAGCAGTTGGACAAGGAGCGTTCGGTCAGGATGATGTTGGAGGAACAG GTTCGTTCTCTGGATGCCCACATGTACCCTGAGAAACTAAAGGCCATTGCACAACAAGTACAGCTGCAGCAACGGCATCAGGAACAAACTAAGATCCTTCAGCAGGAGGAGCAACAGGAACCCGAATCCCATCTTATGACCCAG CTCCTGCCAGCGCATGTCTTCCCAGCATCAACTCACCATCCAACTGTCATAGTGCAGACTCCACCCCCACCAGCTTCGCATCAAGTTACCGTGGTGACAATGGGACCATCCTCAGTCATTAACAGCCCATCCACTACATCGAGACAGAACCTAGATACCATTGTGCAG GCAATCCAGCACATTGAAGGAACACAAGAGAAACAGGAAGAGGAACAGCGGCGAGTAGTCATTGTCCAGCCAACCCGTGTATGGTCAGGCACTGAAtcggagagaggggagagagaagcACTGGGGCTACGCGATGAGCAGGGGCCCATGGAGAGGGTTCTCCCCTGA